A section of the Leishmania panamensis strain MHOM/PA/94/PSC-1 chromosome 3 sequence genome encodes:
- a CDS encoding TLD domain protein, conserved (TriTrypDB/GeneDB-style sysID: LpmP.03.0400) has protein sequence MERPSTASPPPAASALTDTRLLQLSLRNAVASAAAGKATIAANNYALAIKVIHRKCFLLEELALLALAMGYEARKAANTAAPRVDVDDDDNGRNNRGGDSTATTAQQDYPLTADLSAGEAQQQQQQLVDPLANVGMLLPPGLDEDDYDAERSYFEQKLQREQHQQRAATMPVSWNSASSASPVSSISPPADDSTPGYDTATARWLACLLAKVHPDALPIATLEKICKVPLTSSLKTAASSPTFSGERIDTLTARPNNSGDATSSSVTAAPFSAPLSLLFSTLLWNVACALWNEGFIEDAHHWLSAIDVRRLWSLYSEFGRSGHHTRAAAPSPSPPFAFSEPLEEDVNSDDRACALSWPAVLAESCAADEPPSSRPPSLPSAARESQSGGTGTTVDSRGAQQDCVTFSPAAPQSQSGILLSALAQANGPLPMTSLAACFDSPAQLESGNEDDDAAASNDAAAAATQSSTEKSDVGDAAAAAANPETRTTVLASFVRRLARRASALRDLCRLMIACETAEDVFYVLYALSGALATQQCKHDQQRRQQLAAEVIAEAEAAAGEKDENSSPSRTLAAATRGAATTTSSTATTTAPTSAGGLSELLIIANLLIELFLTKRAQQLLLEECVLHPIASGVATVPSSLPTGGRSGGAYDAAHSLPHQQQQQRRHTDRAIRHACDEIVCTFTNGRCHTLYALEAYGIPPPCDGGSNAAETHLLAPELPYALVSNVLSSTLNYSTLYRFSKVYHGVMGHSSYAAAERHHAGGMGGSAPSSSAAAAAAAAAASVLSYPNRTRRATEEEKERRRAWTMPPAAASAAPLRAAPPHPHASAPSTPANVRTFSQSLTGELFGFVKKRVASWGNLIHASVAPESRSSDDYHDGGSHHYQDVRSSFSMTNAAGGDGSNKERVALRVATPWSAGSSATLTSNSTSLADASSTSDAYLSKVGGDAQRGASATTSVSLSRQRRPGRGRVYELKTRGVEASELMLPSSSSTAVSLLAEENELIGLASIISEPAATVGPELSARDSSTLCLSSAVPPSQEQQQQRLPTSAAPATVLHTPAAQLQSRCRSEAVSLRLLALLYRYPQLHALEPVKASHVTLVAKELNKALHLVQAAMRGRFGDEWWLQWRTRREGETQRYYSNALADAQRGGYTLSSPTTALPSPLSRATGAVGAAAVPEEAKPLRAARGVSAVQSDPFLLFAEVRSRHAFPMQERGETNAIVADAVGFDGVPPPSVLPLSSSSLTSTVLSALQLTRPLSMSADEALRQSLQAPGEHFTPATLPGASTEAMHGSTHGSEMRLDVKWDIPPAYTPEVSLDFSAFTTTSVETQESTRQLVELLQQREEACDDEDDNNDDDGRVGSAAGGPGVSVLSRACRRLLHNELPLLQQYSPWRVIYSTRLHGISLGTLFANCRREAERHGLSGYVANPAVPTLLDSKPMLLVLELPSSITLQFAEDDAGVREAWAHSNAPTSTPPSPPITQPAPPQPTTNASPRGHRPNRLFIGAFLSDSLRTESRRYYGNQDCFVFQLLVPGTVGVKEAAPGAAHTETGPQLRVHRASHRNKQFINCRTTSIVIGGGEGGSSIYLDDTLCHGATSSCATFSSPPLSTWLSPPCAESGVCTDGQGDRYGEHRSLCIMNVEVIVMDV, from the coding sequence ATGGAGCGCCCGTCCACAGCATCCCCGCCCCCCGCGGCCAGCGCGCTGACCGACACACGACTtctgcagctctctctccggAATGCTGTCgcgtcggcagcagccggcAAGGCGACCATCGCCGCGAATAACTACGCCCTCGCCATCAAAGTCATCCATCGCAAGTGTTtcctgctggaggagctcgcgCTGTTGGCACTCGCCATGGGCTACGAAGCTCGCAAGGCGGCAAatacagcggcgccgcgcgtcgacgtcgacgacgacgacaacggcaGAAACAACagaggcggcgacagcaccgcaACCACCGCTCAGCAGGACTACCCTCTCACAGCTGACCTCTCCGCTGGggaagcacagcagcagcagcagcagctggtggatCCGCTGGCAAACGTTGGGATGCTTCTGCCGCCTGGCTTGGACGAAGATGACTACGACGCGGAGCGGTCGTACTTTGAGCAGAAATTGCAGCGTGAacaacatcagcagcgggcAGCGACGATGCCCGTGTCGTGgaacagcgccagcagcgcatctCCTGTGTCGTCGATCAGCCCTCCTGCAGACGACTCGACGCCAGGCTACGACACGGCAACCGCACGGTGGCTCGCCTGCCTGCTCGCCAAGGTGCACCCGGATGCACTGCCGATCGCAACACTGGAGAAGATCTGCAAAGTTCCACTAACGAGCTCACTCAAAACGGCCGCATCATCACCGACCTTCTCTGGCGAAAGAATTGACACGTTGACTGCCCGCCCCaacaacagcggcgacgccacgTCATCGTCGGTGACAGCTGCCCCCTTCTCCGCGCCACTCTCACTTCTGTTCTCGACTCTTCTCTGGAACGTCGCGTGTGCGCTATGGAACGAGGGCTTCATCGAGGACGCGCACCACTGGCTCTCTGCCATAGACGTGCGACGGCTGTGGAGTCTCTACAGCGAATTCGGCCGCAGTGGTCACCATACGCGggccgcggcgccatcgccgtcaccaccCTTTGCCTTCAGCGAGCCCCTCGAGGAGGACGTGAACAGCGACgaccgtgcgtgtgcgctaAGCTGGCCGGCGGTGTTGGCAGAGAGCTGCGCGGCAGACGAGCCGCCATCCTCGCgcccgccatcgctgccatCGGCAGCCAGGGAAAGCCAATCCGGAGGCACCGGCACGACTGTCGACTCACGGGGCGCGCAGCAGGATTGTGTCACCTTTAGCCCAGCTGCACCACAATCGCAATCGGGGATCCTACTCTCCGCCCTTGCTCAGGCCAACGGGCCGCTGCCCATGACCAGCTTGGCTGCGTGCTTCGACAGCCCTGCGCAGCTCGAGAGCGGCAACGAGGACGATGATGCGGCGGCCAGCAATgatgcggctgcagctgccacgcaGTCGAGCACGGAGAAGAGCGATGTgggagacgctgcagcagcagccgcgaaCCCAGAGACCCGTACGACTGTTCTCGCCAGCTTTgtccgccgcctcgcgcgTCGCGCCAGCGCGTTGCGCGACCTCTGTAGGCTCATGATTGCCTGCGAGACGGCCGAAGACGTTTTCTACGTCCTGTACGCACTGAGCGGTGCTCTTGCGACACAGCAGTGTAAGCACGACCAGCAGCGGAGGCAACAGCTAGCCGCGGAAGTGATAGCAgaagcggaggcggcggccggtgAGAAGGATGAGAACAGTTCACCATCCAGGACccttgcagcagcgacccgaggcgcagcgacaacaacaagctccaccgccactacTACTGCCCCTACTAGTGCCGGTGGATTGTCCGAACTTCTCATCATTGCAAACCTGCTCATCGAACTCTTCCTCACAAagcgagcgcagcagctcttgtTGGAGGAGTGTGTATTGCACCCCATTGCTTCTGGCGTCGCCACtgtgccgtcgtcgctcCCGACGGGCGGACGTAGCGGTGGTGCGTACGATGCGGCCCACTCCCTtccacatcagcagcagcagcagcggcggcacaccGACCGCGCCATCCGCCACGCATGCGATGAAATTGTCTGCACCTTTACGAACGGCCGCTGCCACACCCTCTACGCACTTGAAGCGTACGGCATCCCTCCCCcatgcgacggcggcagcaacgccgccgagACACATCTGTTGGCACCTGAGCTGCCCTACGCTCTCGTGAGCAACgtgctgagcagcacgctCAACTACTCCACCCTGTACCGCTTTAGCAAGGTGTATCATGGCGTGATGGGACATAGCAGCTacgccgctgcagagcgcCATCATGCGGGTGGGATGGGCGGCTCAGCACCATCCtcttcggcagcagcggcagcggcagcggccgccgcgtccGTCTTGAGTTATCCGAACCGCACACGACGCgccacagaggaggagaaggagcgccgACGCGCATGGACAATGCCGCCGGCTGCCGcatcggcagcgccgctgagggcagcaccgccgcatccACACGCTTCAGCGCCATCGACCCCTGCGAACGTCAGAACCTTCTCACAAAGCCTCACTGGTGAGCTCTTTGGCTTCGTGAAGAAGCGGGTGGCGAGCTGGGGCAACCTCATTCACGCCAGCGTAGCCCCAGAGTCGCGCAGTAGTGATGACTACCACGACGGTGGTAGTCATCACTACCAAGACGTGCGGTCATCCTTCAGCATGACCAATGCGGCTGGCGGGGACGGCagcaacaaagagagagtggcACTGAGGGTGGCGACGCCGTGGTCCGCTGGATCATCAGCGACGCTCACAagcaacagcaccagctTGGCAGACGCCAGTAGCACCAGCGACGCCTACCTCAGCAAAGTCGGCGGGGACGCACAACGCGGCGCGTCCGCGACAACGTCagtgtctctctcccgtcagcgccgccctGGTCGAGGTCGGGTGTATGAGCTCAAGACGAGAGGTGTGGAAGCGTCGGAGCTGATGTTGCCCTCCTCATCGTCTACTGCGGTGTCGCTCTTGGCTGAAGAAAACGAACTGATAGGACTTGCCAGCATCATCAGCGAGCCTGCCGCCACGGTAGGGCCAGAGCTCAGCGCcagagacagcagcaccctctgcctctcctccgcagTGCCCCCGAGCcaagagcaacagcaacaacgactACCGAcatcagctgcgccagcgacggtgctgcacacGCCAGCTGCCCAACTCCAGAGTCGATGCCGCAGCGAGGCTGTCAGTCTGCGTCTGCTCGCACTGCTCTATCGGTACCCacagctgcacgcgctggAGCCTGTCAAGGCGAGTCACGTGACCCTGGTAGCGAAGGAGCTGAACAAGGCACTGCACCTTGTACAGGCAGCGATGCGAGGCCGTTTCGGCGATGAGTGgtggctgcagtggcgcacacGACGCGAGGGCGAGACGCAGCGCTACTACTCAAACGCGCTGGCAgatgcgcagcgaggcggctACACCCTTAGCTCGCCGACCACGGCACTGCCCTCGCCCCTGTCAAGGGCAACAGGAGCGGtgggcgctgcggcggtaccagaggaagcgaagcCACTGAGGGCAGCGCGTGGTGTGTCCGCGGTGCAGTCGGACCCATTTCTACTTTTTGCAGAGGTTCGGTCTCGGCACGCATTCCCCATGCAGGAGCGGGGTGAGACGAACGCAATAGTGGCGGATGCGGTGGGGTTCGATGGGGTACCCCCGCCGTCTGTGCTCCCGCTGTCATCATCCTCGCTGACCAGCACCGTACTCTCCGCCCTGCAGCTCACACGCCCCTTGTCGATGTCTGCggacgaggcgctgcggcaatCTCTTCAGGCGCCAGGGGAGCACTTCACCCCCGCCACTTTGCCAGGGGCGTCCACGGAAGCGATGCACGGAAGCACGCACGGCTCTGAGATGCGGCTCGATGTGAAGTGGGATATCCCGCCAGCCTACACACCCGAAGTCTCACTCGACTTCTCGGCCTTCACGACGACGTCGGTGGAGACGCAGGAAAGCACGCGGCAGCTTGtggagctcctgcagcagcgggaagAGGCGTgtgacgacgaggacgacaacAATGACGATGATGGCCGCGTAGGTAGCGCTGCAGGTGGGCCTGGCGTGTCGGTACTGTCGCGTGCGTGTCGCCGGCTGCTACACAACGAGCTTCCGTTGCTACAGCAGTACAGCCCGTGGCGCGTTATTTACAGCACACGGCTGCACGGCATCAGCCTGGGCACCCTCTTCGCCAACTGCCGCCGTGAGGCGGAGCGCCACGGCCTCTCTGGCTACGTCGCGAATCCCGCCGTGCCCACGCTGTTAGACTCGAAGCcgatgctgctggtgctggagTTACCGTCGTCGATAACGCTACAGTTtgccgaggacgacgccgGCGTGCGAGAGGCGTGGGCCCACTCCAACGCACCCACCAGCACGCCACCGTCCCCTCCCATAACGCagccggcgccaccgcagccaaCAACCAACGCCAGCCCCCGCGGCCACCGGCCCAACAGGCTCTTTATTGGCGCGTTTCTCTCCGACTCGTTACGGACTGAGTCGCGGCGGTACTACGGCAATCAAGACTGTTTTGTCTTTCAGCTGCTCGTGCCTGGCACAGTCGGGGTGAAAGAGGCTGCGCCCGGCGCTGCGCATACAGAGACAGGGCCGCAGCTCCGTGTCCACCGTGCCAGTCACCGCAACAAGCAGTTTATCAACTGCCGCACCACATCCATCGTgatcggcggtggcgagggTGGAAGCAGCATTTACCTTGACGACACCCTCTGCCACGGCGCGACAAGTTCGTGCGCCACCTTCTCGTCGCCGCCTCTGAGCACCTGGCTGTCCCCGCCGTGCGCGGAGTCCGGGGTGTGCACCGATGGCCAGGGCGACCGCTACGGAGAGCACAGAAGTTTGTGCATTATGAATGTGGAAGTCATTGTGATGGACGTGTAG